In one window of Synchiropus splendidus isolate RoL2022-P1 chromosome 15, RoL_Sspl_1.0, whole genome shotgun sequence DNA:
- the she gene encoding SH2 domain-containing adapter protein E produces the protein MAKWFKDFPINLKNGSERARSASESGPQTRTKPSFSRDSLKGNARKDGGVGGLLAGRNRKNSATELGRSNIGPVGTMWDTLAPGKGRKNSKVESLEEKKVKNSSLAQAYFSRMIKVDKQDKNEKLSGISEQKDPEGEISKSIKTTLIILEDYADPFDAEKTKEQREAERVGVNDGYMEPYDAQVIITEVRRRGSKDLLKVCVLLDRGQTDRKREDIKQPVPNIYDTPYEEGPEGHTEGVWIPVTRPESDGRPAGEYELPWEWRKEDIVRALSVQFGADDSSPTKENTCGRQQQQHTSKQKNWSHKTLVSTSSSSSLPSFPSSPILKLSPLTLQSPSHPTLKLSPTSPTSSLSKLSTHSLGAPLDGETAMVDPTVLLEKQSWYHGSVSRQQAEAQLQRCREASFLVRDSESGTSKYSIALKTSQSCVHIIVAQTKSSKGLGFTLDQSSCVFSSIPELIHHYCTHRLPFTGVEHMTLQHAVCKSH, from the exons ATGGCCAAGTGGTTCAAAGATTTCCCCATTAATCTTAAGAATGGGAGTGAACGGGCGCGTTCGGCCTCTGAATCCGGTCCACAAACTCGGACCAAGCCGTCATTTTCTCGTGACAGTCTAAAGGGAAATGCGCGCAAGGATGGTGGAGTCGGGGGTTTACTAGCGGGGAGGAATAGGAAGAATTCGGCCACAGAGTTGGGTCGGAGCAACATCGGACCTGTTGGGACAATGTGGGACACACTAGCACCGGGAAAGGGTCGCAAGAACTCCAAGGTGGAGAGCTTGGAGgagaaaaaggtgaagaactCCAGTTTGGCTCAGGCTTACTTCAGCAGGATGATCAAAGTGGACAAGCAGGACAAGAATGAGAAACTGAGCGGTATCAGTGAGCAGAAGGACCCAGAGGGAGAAATCAGCAAATCCATCAAAACAACG CTGATTATTTTGGAGGACTATGCTGATCCCTTTGATGCAGAGAAAACTAAGGAGCAGCGAGAAGCGGAGCGGGTTGGAGTGAATGACGGATACATGGAGCCTTATGATGCTCAAGTCATCATCACAG AGGTCCGAAGACGTGGTTCTAAGGATCTGCTAAAAGTCTGTGTCCTGCTGGACCGAGGCCAAACCGACAGGAAGAGAGAGGACATCAAGCAACCAGTTCCAAACATCTACGACACTCCGTATGAGGAAGGCCCTGAGGGCCACACCGAGGGCGTGTGGATCCCTGTCACCCGGCCCGAGTCTGATGGGCGTCCAGCCGGGGAGTACGAGCTGCCGTGGGAGTGGAGGAAGGAGGATATTGTTAGAGCGCTGTCAG TGCAATTTGGTGCCGATGATTCTTCTCCAACCAAGGAAAACACCTGTGGTCgtcaacagcagcaacacaccTCGAAGCAGAAGAACTGGAGCCACAAAACACTTGTCTCCACCTCGTCGTCCTCTTCTCTACCCTCCTTTCCCTCTTCACCGATACTCAAACTCTCCCCGCTGACTCTCCAGTCTCCTTCCCATCCTACACTTAAACTCTCACCTACCTCACCTACCTCCAGTCTCAGCAAACTCTCCACTCACTCTCTTGGTGCCCCACTGGATGGGGAGACCGCCATGGTGGACCCCACTGTTCTACTGGAGAAACAGAG CTGGTACCACGGCAGTGTGAGTCGACAGCAGGCTGAGGCTCAGCTGCAGCGCTGCAGGGAAGCCAGCTTCCTGGTGAGAGACAGCGAATCAGGGACCAGCAAGTACTCCATCGCTCTCAA GACCAGTCAGAGTTGCGTGCACATCATTGTGGCGCAGACCAAGAGCAGCAAGGGTTTGGGCTTCACGCTGGACCAGAGCAGCTGTGTCTTCTCCAGCATACCGGAGCTGATCCACCACTACTGCACACACCGACTACCCTTCACTGGTGTGGAGCACATGACGCTCCAACACGCTGTGTGCAAGTCACACTGA